ggattttagattttaaaatatttttattaatgaacTTTACGCATTATAGAAATTTAGGCGAGACTAAAACTCCtatgattttgtttcatttcaaCTTTAATATGCTGTTTATCCTGTTATGGCAGTAACACGAAATCAACGTCAAAAACAGTGACTGATTTTGCTtagccacaaaaaaaaaaaaaaaacagtgactGATTTTAGGGAGGAAAGGAAAACAGTCACTGATTTTAGGCAATCGATGTCGGACAAACGTCATGTTGATGCTGGACAAACAGTAACAAGCTTTttgatttggtgtttttttttagattcatgTTACTATGCTTTTGGATTAAAgtattcatctcgacgagaagggtctttaaaaaaagaattatgagcaataataaaaaaaagttaactaaagacgaaaaaaatgtcaaattgttggtatttttttcgtcttATGTCAAACTTCGATCCacatttttacacttttttttttttttttgtaatttttcttgttgagATGAACAATTAATCTCAAAAAGTACAACtaaaagttaaacaaaaaattataaaaagtaaaaaatacccACATAAAAATACCAGAGTAACAATTTGGAAGTGGCTTCTGGCACTCTCGTTTGGGACTTCACCATAGAGTTGGCATTTGTGTGCACAAgtattgttaattttaatgATCGCAACTActtattttgtagagctcatcgatAACATTAAACATGTAAAAAGATTATAAAAATTGGATACTGATTAATTCCTATTCCAAATGATACCTAGTGTGAAGATGGGAGTGATGGATTTCATTTAGTGTGGCCGAACCCAtttttatatacataaatgCATTTAGAATTAAGTAATAATCGGCATTCAATTTTCATGATTTCCAACATAGTTAGTTTTCTTGATGAGCCCTACAAAATCAGCAATTTTGATCATTAAAATGAACTCTTCTTGAGCCCACAAAATACCGACTACATGGTTTAGTCCCCAAAATGTGAAGCCGTCTCCTTAATTTTAGCACATCTTGTTCACGTCGTTATATATACTCTTTTAGTTCCATATTTGTCATTCTATATCTAAgagtggttattttccaaaattaaccaCCAATAgtatcattattcttatttgcCCAACTATAGCATATGTACTCGCAATCTCACACCATCCATGTTTTTCTCCTACTATGTGTCCCATAACTCAACTACTTTGGGTTGGTCTGATGGTTAATGTCCAAAATTTAGAGATTCGTTCTCTCTTAAGGTTCTAGGTTTAAAATAtctcaagtgctatcaactccaGTGAGACCCGTTCGTACGGAAAATGTGCTCCAACTTCAAGTGAAGCTTCTGCTAGTGGACGGTGACTTTATGACTGTAGGTATTGTCAAAATCATTAACTTGTGACCAAGAGAGACTATTTGACCCTTTAATTGCTTGCGGACACGTGGCAACGGAGCCTGCGAAAAAGGGTGGCCTTGGTCAAATCCCCATCCAAAGAAGAGTAGTTGACCACCCAATGAGAAAAGAGCACATGTACAGACAAAAACAGGAGGATGCCCCCGCGGAAGTTATCTGCGGGAAGCTAGAACGGAGCTCCCACTGGTCCCGCGGAATGGTAAAATGCACCCCGAAATAGTTCTAGCAGTGGGAAACCGTGTTAAGAGCCCGTGAGTTGCTGGGACCTCATAATCACAAAAAGTTGCATTGAAGAATTCCTGGGGTTACGTCCTAGCCTAGAGGCAGGGTCTGGAAGGAACCTCGCGGAGAAAGTACGATTGCTGCAGGTTGCGACCTTACTCTAGCGGGAATTGGGGAATTTCTTGTGGCTTGGTGGCTTGGGGTGGAGGTATCACCGTGGGAATTCGAGCCGTCCCGCGGAAGGGCAAGTTTCTCCAAGGCCAGGAGATACAGAGGGAACACGTGTCAGGATTTAATAAGAGCACCGTCATGGGCTTAACCTAGGCCCAGGTGCCCTATAAATATCTCTGACATTCCTAAAGATTAGTGATGACCCTTTTCTAGGAAAatgtcacgacccaaatctAACAGATTTGATTATCGTGACCAGCCAGTGAGTCCGTCTCACCAAAGGCCTCTATTGAcgctctttttctttttcaaaaagaaataagcATAATATTTATGGAAGCCTTCTCTAATAATCAACAATCACTATTTATTCATTATGCTAAGATCAACATAATCTACACTCTTCTCTTATTCATTACATAACCATAACATAAGCGCAATAACATTATTACTCGGCCTGCCCTTCTAATCCTGATTAcctgaaaaaagaaagatttcaaCAACATAAGCCACTGCTTGTGTGAGATTATGAATTACCAGAGTTACATGAGCTACCATGGaattctttttatcaaagaatAACATGAATCATAAATTCAGTTTTTCATGGCTTGAACTGTTACCAAGACCATAACTGCAgcttttcatggcttaaactgTAACCAAAATCATATGCAAAACCATATATACGATATACCATCCAACGATTACTGCCAGTAATGAGGGAGCGACCCCCAACATAACAtgatgaattgatcaattcagttGAACACCTGGCTGTGCCCCTTTTCCTTTCCGTCCTTATAACACCATTCCGACTAGTAACTTTAACGTCCCCTAGATTCAGGGACATCGTTCGGATGTATCGATAATACATTTTTTCcataaactgttcaaaacatcaTAATTCCATAGTATGTTTGCtacaaaagaactttattgttaaataaccataatttaaaaacataaactttACGAAAATTCATGTAACATGGATAATTCATAACTCACCTTTCGTTCTGCCCAACTTGACTTATGGTCAACTACTTCGAATGACTCGTACCTAtttcttttcctctcctttcctcctcttttctttctctccttccttttctctctttcttttctctattTACTTAgtggagtgtgtggtgtgatgTGTTTGTGGTGtgtgaaaaaaaatgtgaaagggcattcctatttatactaatgaaGGAAGATTCTAAATATGAtctagaaaatcaaatcaaatcaaatcttagATCAcaatcttataatatctaaacATAATCTTATATTATCCAATAATATCTAAATCAAATCTCATATAATCTAAGAGAATCCaactatatctaataatatctaatcaaatcttataatatctTTCCAAATCTTTCCAAATCTATATGTTATCTAACAAAATTCAACTAGAATCTTACCATATCTtgtaatatctaataaaattcaactagaatcttatcatatcttgcaatatctaataaaatccaatcaaatcttatcatatctaataaaatcccaatcaaatcttatcatatctaacAAGATTTAGTGTATCTAGAAGGATCTTGTTTAATCTCTAAGTTTATCCCACAAAATCTAGGGATATTCTAATAGGATTTGATCCGATTCGCACTATAATGAGATGTCACCTATTTCCGGATTAATTGTTTCGGTTCGTGGGGACAATGTTAACAGGGTTAGGGTAATAACGTTCTATAAATTGACACATATGCATAAAATAAGTCACAAACAATTTACTCTCTAAATCCTAACGGTAAGCAGCCCGTTAAATGATTATCTCTTTActctttctttattctttttcgttctaAGAAGTCGGGGTGTTACAGAAAGAGTGCGTGAACACTGAATTTGAGGAAAGAGAACATTCATCCTCAGAGAAAAGAAGTAACCTCACTTACTCAAGCCCGAAAAAGGCCAAACATCTAGTGCAGAACAAAGAGGGACACACTGCCTTTGTTCCTTTCATACCTCCTGCTCCTCCCATCACCCTACAAgatttcttccccttttttctGTCGCTAATCATCGACCAATCACACCTCTCCAGCTCACGAAGGCTCACACATAAGCAACCTCCACGGAACCCCATCTCCTACAATGATCCATATAATTAGTTCAAGTGTACGTAAGTTGGCCCAATCAGATGTTACCAAAGAAcctcaattattttttattaccaACAAACGAAGGAGTGCCCTATTTTTTTGGCAAGCCGGGTATGACAGGAACTCGAACTAACAAACGGAGTTCACGGTTCACCCAATCATTTTCCACATTATTAATGCTGTCTTATCCGAACTTCCGTATGCTTTCAGAGAAACGTTTTGGTGTAACCGGTATATAAACCATTTGGTATCCCctcttcacaaaaaaattgacacttggCAAAGTGTGATTTTTAGGACTTCAACTGTAATTTCCACACAATCTACTCCTCTCCCCGCACAAACTACTCCCAATTTGGCGCTAAAACAAAAgaggcgactattcgcagccccgtattttcttctttagctcgttaaatttttttaattatactcgacagttagttaccgaaattgagatacattttcagcatccaattaccgaaatataatatttttttcaacagctatttaccgaaaatgtatgttcggcagttttTTGCcaaaggttgaacatattttcgacatgtagttaccgaaatataatcttgttttcaacagctatttaccgaaatattatgtatgattttcaacaattatttaccgaaatatagtgggctaagggagaaaatactggctgcgaatagtcgcccccaaAACAAAATCTCAGAGAGTTTTTTTCCCACACAACCCACTCCTTTTCCTGCACAAACTACTCCTCTGTACATCTCCGCTAACATCTTTACTTACTTCTCATCCATTATTTTTCATCTCCAGatccacataaaaaaaaaaaaaaaaaacatcagttTACCAACGGGGTAACAATACATTTcaatggtttatttttttaaatactcatttaatctattatctttggCACACGGAGTTTCAAAATCtcaatattttaataggagttTATCGATGCTATGTAGGCTTCTTCAAATCCAGAATTTAACTCTCTCCGTTTCAGCTTTATGAGATTGCTAGTTGAGGAAGATGCAATACCATAGTTGAGTCAAGAATCAGTGCTAATGGGTGTGGAAATGCTACCACcacaaaaataaagcaaacaAGATATCTACTAAATgtcttttttttgcaagaatcGATATAGTGGttgtagtttttgtttaatctttggctattgtagtttttgtttaatttttgtgcTTTCAACTGAAATTTTACTAGTGTTAAATTTTACTACggacattttatttttttgaatggtttaAGTCCTCATAATTTATAATTTATACTTTaccaaataacaataaaaaaaataaacccttCAAACCTGTTGGTAAAATGAGGATATCCTTTGTTGATGTGGATCTGGAAATGTGAAAAAATTggatgagaaggaaaaaaagggatAGCAGAGGAGTAATTTAGGggacgggttttttttttttagctttttgtggCATTTGTGCGGAAacaagggcgctgctattcgcagctctTTATTTACTTCCATAGTccgttaaaattttttaattatactcgacagttagtactgaaattgagatctattttcagcatccaattaccgaaatataatatttttttcaacaactatttatcgaaaatgtatgttcggcagttgtttaccgaaagttgaacatattttcgacatgtagttactgaaatataatcttgttttcaacagttatttaccgaaatgttatgtatgattttcaacaatcatttactgaaatgtagtgggttatgggagaaaataaagggctgcgaatagcggcgcccggAAACAAAAGATGTTTTAGGGAGGATGGGGAAAAATAATTACAGTTGCAGTCCTTAAAATTACACTTTGCTAAGTGTcagttatttttaaaatgggAATACCAAATGGTTTATATACCGGTTATACCAAAAAGTTTCTCATGTTTTCATGTCCTTCTCATCTCAACCCAACTCATCGTAATCAAGAAGAAAATCAACCCGAggctatagagagagagagaggggagggggcCGAGGGTATATATAATGCCCTCGTTTAGTGCTAGTCTTGCTACAAGACTCCCCCATGCCTTCTGGGTTCAAAGCAGAAGCAACAATTTCACATCCAACTATGCGGGGAATtcattcttcttgttctttgaTAGCAAAAGAAGCCTAGGTTTAAAAAAACCCATTAATTTTTCTCTATCCAAGTGTAATCAAACCAGTGTTTGTTCACCAATGGAGGGCCAGACCCAGATGGTGGTTACTGCCCCAGAGACGGAGGAGTACTCCAAGGAATTGGAAGTGGCTGTTAGAGCTGTGCAAATGGCTTGTTTGCTTTGCCAGAGAGTTCAAGAAAATTTGATTACTAAAACGAATGGACAAGTCCACTCTAAGGATGATAATTCTCCTGTGACAATTGCAGGTAATTCACTTGCTATTTCtgggttatttttttttcctttttggaattGGGTTATAATTGCAGCTTTGTAAAGTCCGCCTGTCCATGTGAGTTTCGGGgtttgttggagtttgtcccacaccagttaattatctcctccaaaattaGAATATGAGCCTGGACGGCATCTCccttcattgccaattgatgtTGAGTTAGATGCTTTCAGATGGtatgagttggatgctttaacggGGTTGAACTGCAAAGTGGatgattattttgtttttttgtctttcactGAGGAAAAAAGTGACATGCTCACCATAAGTTCAGATAGAAACAGCAGCCACATAATTAAACTGGGAGTGATgatgttgaaaattttaattatgcGAGAGCGAGTGTGAATGAGACTGGGGTTTAGTAGTGATTTTGGGGTGATAAGGTCGAATTTCAATTATGAAAGAGAGAGTGCTAATGGAAATTATCTACtgtatttaaatttaaatatagtGTATTTTCAGTTTGGACCACGTTGGAGGAAATGGATCCATGTATAAAACCCCATATAGCTGGACAAAGGGTTGTTGAGCTGAGTTGAGTTTGCTTTATGGTTGAATTGTAGGATTGGTTCTGTtataagaaaaatgagagaagttAGGAATGGGGCCAAAGCATCTATGATTAAGACCATTGTGGCATAGAACAAGTTAGGACACTCTTAGTAGTTAACAGAGAGTACACAAATAGGGCGGCAATACAAGAGCTCTCGGGTGTTTGTTCAGAAGAATCAGATAGGTGAAGAAGTGCAACTTTTAAAGGGAATTGAAAATCTTTTAGCTCGTTTAAGTTTAATTCTTGGATTTATTTTCAAGGTTCGGTTGTTAAAGTGGGCTGTGACAATTTGTCCAAAGCTCTCTGCTCAAATGATCACATCTGTCTTCGTAATTGGCAAACacagaaccaaaaaaaaaaaaaaacctttggtAAGGTGATGAATTTGAGCTTAAGACCTTCCCATCTTGATATATGCTAAACAACCAAGTTATCTCATAGATGAAGCTAGTTTCAGTATTTGAAATTTATGGGAGAATCAGGCAAAATTTTGAAGCTTTATTTTCTGATACGTGCGAACCATGTCTTGATGTTTTGGCGCAAAGAATGAAAGCTATTTGCTGTAAGGTATTAGTATTAGTTTGTTAGCTTCAGGATATTATTAAACTTCTTATTGTCTTCTCTATAATCATAAAGAGAAAGGCATGATATTCATATTTGATCCTGGAGGATATTTATCTTCTGTGTTGCTATTTTGTATAATGATATTATCTATAGTAGCTTTAGTTGTAGTAAGATTTATCCATTAGACGCTATTGTTGGATTATTTTGTCTTCGTTTGTAGTTGTCATTTGGAATAGTCTATTTAGAGGACTCTTCATATATTGTTTTGGGTAGTCTATGCTGTGGAGTGAAATTTCATTTAGTAGTGGTATGGATGGCTTCCTTATATAGGTGTGGATTCCTGAGGTTTTATATTTCTTTATGTAATCATCCTGCATCATAATAGCTATAGGGATGAAGTAGGAACATGGTTGTGTAGTTCtcatttagttgttttttttggctAGGCAAGTTCTCATTTAGTTGTTGCAATTCTTTATTTGTGAGTGATTGAAGCAACCCATCAAGGTGTAGGCTACATCTTTGAGGACTTGAAGGCAATGAATTGGTGACGGAGGCTGTTGGCTTCCAAGTATTtcatgacaaaaatatttttttcatcagtGGATATAAGATCCTCATTAAGCATATGAAAGTCTGCCCACTAACTATTAAAACCACTTTTAGTGGATTACAgtgcactaaattttttttttgaacagctacAGTGCACTATTTTCTAATCCTAATATTTCGCAATAGACTATGTATCTTGATGCTGCATGTCACATGAGGATAGTTTTGGTGAATTACTTATCCTACAATTGGTTAGCCGTGTTCCACAGTGCAGGAAGTAATAAAtgaccaaaaaaggaaaaaaagtgaagtgagaggaataagaaaatgaagaaagaaacaCACCACTAAGGTTGCACAGAAATTCATCATTGCAGAGGCTTTGGCATCCTGCACAGAAGATTGATGTTCTTATTACTACCTTTAATGGTTGAAAGCTTGATTGctaatttgcatgtttttctTGGCCTGTTCATGACATAACAAGGAGACATGAATTTGAGAAATCCCCAAAGTAGGATATTACATTAATCTCCtgctctttcttcttcttctttacaaAATAAGTATAGGAGAAAATGTGTCTTTCATCTATCCAAACGTATATGTCAACTTCTATGCAAGAAATGCCACAATTATAATTTCATGATAGTTCAGATATGAAGTGACCAAGAGTATCCGAAAAATAGTGGATACTTCTTCATGTTaaataaattgatttggaaTTTGGCGATACGTGAAGTAGGTATCAGATAATGTTaaataaattgatttggaaTTTGGCGATACGTGAAGTAGGTATCAGATATGAATCCACGAGTATCTGAGGTATATTGGTATATCCACTATGGGTAGAATTATCTTCTAGAAGTATAGGTGCTTCATAGAAGCCTTTACTCGCTTTAGTAGCTCAGCTTCAAACTAGAATGTTACCATCTACTCTACCAATTAGTCCTTAGCTCCTACAAGCAGTACCTGGCTCAAGAAATCGTTTATTGCTTATAAGTCTACTTGATTCAGATTCTTCGTTTTGTTGTGGAAAACATAATACTAAGGATTTATTTGCAAAATAAGGACCCGAAGATGTCTAGTTAGACATAAAAACTTGAAAGCTTTGATTAGAAGGTAAAATTGTTCTTTAAGTCAACTTTTGGAGTGCAACGAAGCTACTATTTGTCGTGTTGGTTTATCGATTATATCCTCTAGTGATGCAACAGCTAAACCTTATACCCATTCCATTTAGTTCAATTGATTACCATTGGGAATCCTTTGACTGCTATATTTGCTAATCCTCTTGGTTATGTCTTGTGAAATAGATTGGAGTGTCCAAGCGACTGTCAGCTGGGTACTGGCTGAGTCTTTTGGGAGTGAAAATATAGCCATTGTCGCAGAAGAGGATGTTCAAGCACTCTCGAAAGCAAATGCAGCAGGCCTACTGGAAGCTGTGGTGAATACAGTCAATAACTGTCTAGTTGAGGCACCACGATTTGGATTTAAAACCCCACTAATGTCTCTTGGAACTTTAGATGTACTTGAGGCCATTAGTCGGTGCAACTCAACCGGTGGGCCCATTGGAAGATTTTGGGTGTTGGATCCTGTTGATGGAACGTTAGGTTTTGTACGTGGGGATCAATATGCCATCGCCCTGGCACTAATTGAAGATGGAGAAGTTGTTCTTGGAGTTCTTGGGTGCCCCAACTACCCAATGAGGAAAGAATGGCTAAGTTATCATAACCGCTACCATAGAATTATATGTAAGTTGAGTCCTCCAACGTCTGAATCTTGGGAAAGAGGTTGTGTGTTCTATGCGAGGAGGGGTAGTGGCAAGGCTTGGATGCAGCCCATACACCATGGAGAGAAGAATCTTTTGTGGCCAAATAATGCAAGACAAATACAAGTTTCGTCCATTGATGACCCAGCACTCGCTACTTTTTGCGAACCAGTTGAAAAGGCAAATTCAAGCCACTCGTTCACAGCAGGATTGGCTCACAGTGTTGGGCTTAGGTGAGTGATCTTTTTTAGTTCTGCTTTGTTCTTCCAAAACTTTGATCTTTACATTTGGTGTTAATGACAAGCACGAAAGGCTCTGTTGAAATACTCGATTGATATATATTATTCTTCTCACAATGAGGTACAATATAACTAGATGCAAGGTAAAATaaggaaagagaataaaatcaaatcaaatccctaattgagtatcttcctaattacattcaatacattaaatacagtcaacactccccctcaagctggagcaTAAACATTGTGTACTCCCCAGCTTGCGACAAATAGTATCAATGGAAGTTTTGGGAAGTGCAATGGTGAAAATATCAGCCAGTTGAGAGCCTGAAGGAACAAAAGGAGTGTTAATATCTTTGGATTCCACCGAATGAaatgacaatcaacttcaatgTGTTTGGTCCTCTCATGGAATACTGGATTATTAGCAATGTGGATAGCagcttgattatcacaatataGAGGAGTAGGACCATGTACCGGGATCCCAAACTCTTGTAGAAGTGTGCGCAACCAAGTCAACTCACCAGCGGTATGAGCCATTGCTCTATACTATGTCTCAGCACTAGAACATGCTACAACTGACTGTATATTACTTCTCCATGTCACAAGATTGCCTCCTATAAAGGTGCAATAGCCAATGGTAGAACGACGATCAGCAgatcctgcccaatcagcatctaTATATCCTTCGATACGAAGATGTCCAGATGATTTATAGAGAAGTCCACGTCCGGGAGCATTTTTGAGGTACTTCAAGATACGAACTGCCTCCATACGAGGAACTCGAGGACGAGTCATAAATTGACTGACAACACTAACTGCATAGGAGATATCGGGTTGAGTAATAGTTAGATAAATAAGTTTTCCCACAGGTCTCCGATACATCTCAGGGTCGTCAATTAGCTCACTATCTTCAGGCATTAATTTAATATTAGTCTCCATGGGAGTAGCTATAGGTTTAGACCCAATATAACCTGTATCTTTCAAGAGATCGAGAGTGTACTTCATTTGTGATAAACTAATGCTTGCTTTGGAACGAGCCACCTCAATGCCAACGAAATATCGAAGCTTGCCTAGATCTTTGGTAAGAAAGCTAGAACCAAGATGGCGAATTAGTGTTTGAATCCCAATGCTATCACTACCAGTGACGACGATATTATCCACATAAATCACGAGAATCACAATACCATGAGTGGTCTTTTTAAAGAACACGGAGTGATCAGCCGACTCCGAGTCGTACCATGAGAAAAAACAGTTTTGCTAAACCTATCGAACCAAGCCCGGGGAGACTGTTTGAGGCCATATATAGATTTGTGAAGACGACATACACACTCCCTCTTGGACTCAAAACCAGGTGGTTGTGCCATATAGACAATCTCAGATAGATCCCCATGTAAAAGGCATTCTTGACAACAAGCCGGTGGAGAGGCCAATCAAGATTTGCCGCAAGAGAGATAACAATCCGTACAAAATTAAGTTTGGCCACTGGAGAAAAAGTCTCAGTATAATCGAGCCCATAGGTTTGGGTGAAATCTTTGGCCACAAGACGAGCTTTTAGTCGATCAAAAGTACCATTAGGATTTTGTTTGACAGTAAACACCCAACTACAACCAACAATATGTGCTCTAGTAGGCTTGGGAACAAGGGTCCAAGTATGATTTATGGACAAAGCACGCATCTCTTCTTCCAAAGCGGAGCGCCATCCAGGATGAGAAAGAGCCTCCAAATAAGACTTAGAAACAACAgaagatagagagatagaaaaagcgCGAAAAGAgggagataaacgatcatagGATACAAACTGAGAAATAGGATGGAAAGTGCAAGAACGCGTACCCTTACAAACGGCAATAGGCAAGTCAAGATCCGGATCCTCAGACAGTGAAAGAGATGATGTGGGTAAAGAAGTTGGGTCTGTAGGAGCAATGGGAGATGCGGCAGCGGAAGGGCGACGAAGACGAACATAGACCTGTTTGATGGGTGGTCAAGGAGCAGTCTCGGGAAGACAGACCAATGTAATGGGTGGTCGAGGAGCAATCTCGGGAAGACAAGGTGACAGACCAAGATCAGCCAACATGGTGGCTGTAATCGTGCACCTGCTGGGGAATAATATGGAACGGTCTCAAAGAATGTCACGTCAGCACTTACAAAGTGCTTACGTAGCAAGGGACTATAACACCTGTATCCTTTCTGTGTCTGAGAGTAACTAAGAAATATACATTTATAAGAATGAGAATCAAGCTTATCACGACCTGGAGA
The sequence above is a segment of the Rhododendron vialii isolate Sample 1 chromosome 13a, ASM3025357v1 genome. Coding sequences within it:
- the LOC131312765 gene encoding PAP-specific phosphatase HAL2-like: MPSFSASLATRLPHAFWVQSRSNNFTSNYAGNSFFLFFDSKRSLGLKKPINFSLSKCNQTSVCSPMEGQTQMVVTAPETEEYSKELEVAVRAVQMACLLCQRVQENLITKTNGQVHSKDDNSPVTIADWSVQATVSWVLAESFGSENIAIVAEEDVQALSKANAAGLLEAVVNTVNNCLVEAPRFGFKTPLMSLGTLDVLEAISRCNSTGGPIGRFWVLDPVDGTLGFVRGDQYAIALALIEDGEVVLGVLGCPNYPMRKEWLSYHNRYHRIICKLSPPTSESWERGCVFYARRGSGKAWMQPIHHGEKNLLWPNNARQIQVSSIDDPALATFCEPVEKANSSHSFTAGLAHSVGLRNQPLRVYSMVKYAAIGRGHAEVFMKFARAGYKEKIWDHAAGVVIIQEAGGVVTDAGGHPLDFSKGLYLEGLDRGVIACAGAKLHEKIIGAVDASWNSSSL